The following coding sequences lie in one Phalacrocorax aristotelis chromosome 2, bGulAri2.1, whole genome shotgun sequence genomic window:
- the LOC142054032 gene encoding feather keratin-like, giving the protein MACYDLCRPCGPTPLANSCNEPCVRQCEESRVVIQPPAVLVTLPGPILSSFPQSTAVGSSSSAAVGNVLGSQGVPVSSGRFGYGYGFGGLGCYGGIRGCYPC; this is encoded by the coding sequence ATGGCCTGCTACGACCTCTGCCGCCCCTGCGGACCCACCCCGCTGGCTAACAGCTGCaacgagccctgtgtcaggcagtgcgaGGAGTCCCGCGTCGTCATCCAGCCTCCCGCCGTGCTGGTCACCCTGCCAggacccatcctcagctccttcccccagagcaCCGCCGTCGGCTCCTCCTCATCGGCTGCCGTGGGCAACGTCCTCGGCTCCCAGGGAGTGCCCGTCTCTTCCGGCCGCTTCGGCTACGGCTATGGCTTTGGAGGCCTGGGCTGCTACGGCGGCATAAGGGGCTGCTACCCCTGCTAA
- the LOC142054033 gene encoding feather keratin-like yields the protein MACYDLCRPCGPTPLANSCNEPCVRQCEESRVVIQPPAVLVTLPGPILSSFPQSTAVGSSSSAAVGNVLGCQGVPVSSGRFGYGYGFGGLGCYSGIRGCYPC from the coding sequence ATGGCCTGCTACGACCTCTGCCGCCCCTGCGGACCCACCCCGCTGGCTAACAGCTGCaacgagccctgtgtcaggcagtgcgaGGAGTCCCGCGTCGTCATCCAGCCTCCCGCCGTGCTGGTCACCCTGCCAggacccatcctcagctccttcccccagagcaCCGCCGTCGGCTCCTCCTCATCGGCTGCCGTGGGCAACGTCCTCGGCTGCCAGGGAGTGCCCGTCTCTTCCGGCCGCTTCGGCTACGGCTATGGCTTTGGAGGCCTGGGCTGCTACAGCGGCATAAGGGGCTGCTACCCCTGCTAA
- the LOC142054034 gene encoding feather keratin-like — protein MACYDLCRPCGPTPLANSCNEPCVRQCEESRVVIQPPAVLVTLPGPILSSFPQSTAVGSSSSAAVGNVLGSQGVPVSSGRFGYGYGFGGLGCYGGIRGCYPC, from the coding sequence ATGGCCTGCTACGACCTCTGCCGCCCCTGCGGACCCACCCCGCTGGCTAACAGCTGCaacgagccctgtgtcaggcagtgcgaGGAGTCCCGCGTCGTCATCCAGCCTCCCGCCGTGCTGGTCACCCTGCCAggacccatcctcagctccttcccccagagcaCCGCCGTCGGCTCCTCCTCATCGGCTGCCGTGGGCAACGTCCTCGGCTCCCAGGGAGTGCCCGTCTCCTCCGGCCGCTTCGGCTACGGCTATGGCTTTGGAGGCCTGGGCTGCTACGGCGGCATAAGGGGCTGCTACCCCTGCTAA
- the LOC142054035 gene encoding feather keratin-like: MACYDLCRPCGPTPLANSCNEPCVRQCEESRVVIQPPAVLVTLPGPILSSFPQNTAVGSSSSAAVGNVLGSQGVPVSSGRFGYGYGFGGLGCYGGIRGCYPC, from the coding sequence ATGGCCTGCTACGACCTCTGCCGCCCCTGCGGACCCACCCCGCTGGCTAACAGCTGCaacgagccctgtgtcaggcagtgcgaGGAGTCCCGCGTCGTCATCCAGCCTCCCGCCGTGCTGGTCACCCTGCCAggacccatcctcagctccttcccccagaaCACCGCCGTCGGCTCCTCCTCATCGGCTGCCGTGGGCAACGTCCTCGGCTCCCAGGGAGTGCCCGTCTCTTCCGGCCGCTTCGGCTACGGCTATGGCTTTGGAGGCCTGGGCTGCTACGGCGGCATAAGGGGCTGCTACCCCTGCTAA
- the LOC142054036 gene encoding feather keratin-like: MACYDLCRPCGPTPLANSCNEPCVRQCEDSHVVIQPSTVQVTLPGPILSSFPQNTAVGSSSSAAVGNVLGSQGVPVSSGRFGYGYGFGGLGCYGGIRGCYPC, translated from the coding sequence ATGGCCTGCTACGACCTCTGCCGCCCCTGTGGACCCACCCCGCTGGCTAACAGCTGCaacgagccctgtgtcaggcagtgcgaGGACTCCCACGTCGTCATCCAGCCCTCCACCGTGCAGGTCACCCTGCCAggacccatcctcagctccttcccacagaacaCTGCTGTTGGATCCTCTTCATCGGCTGCCGTGGGCAACGTCCTCGGCTCCCAGGGAGTGCCCGTCTCTTCCGGCCGCTTCGGCTACGGCTATGGCTTTGGAGGCCTGGGCTGCTACGGTGGCATAAGGGGCTGCTACCCCTGCTAA
- the LOC142054037 gene encoding feather keratin-like, with the protein MACYDLCRPCGPTPLANSCNEPCVRQCEDSHVVIQPSTVQVTLPGPILSSFPQNTAVGSSSSAAVGNILGSQGVPVSSGRFGYGYGFGGLGCYGGIRGCYPC; encoded by the coding sequence ATGGCCTGCTACGACCTCTGCCGCCCCTGCGGACCCACCCCGCTGGCTAACAGCTGCaacgagccctgtgtcaggcagtgcgaGGACTCCCACGTCGTCATCCAGCCCTCCACCGTGCAGGTCACCCTGCCAggacccatcctcagctccttcccacagaacaCCGCTGTTGGATCCTCCTCATCGGCTGCCGTGGGCAACATCCTCGGCTCCCAGGGAGTGCCCGTCTCCTCCGGCCGCTTCGGCTACGGCTATGGCTTTGGAGGCCTGGGCTGCTACGGTGGCATAAGGGGCTGCTACCCCTGCTAA
- the LOC142053823 gene encoding feather keratin-like, whose amino-acid sequence MACYDLCRPCGPTPLANSCNEPCVRQCEDSHVVIQPSTVQVTLPGPILSSFPQNTAVGSSSSAAVGNILGSQGVPVSSGRFGYGYGFGGLGCYGGIRGCYPC is encoded by the coding sequence ATGGCCTGCTACGACCTCTGCCGCCCCTGCGGACCCACCCCGCTGGCTAACAGCTGCaacgagccctgtgtcaggcagtgcgaGGACTCCCACGTCGTCATCCAGCCCTCCACCGTGCAGGTCACCCTGCCCggacccatcctcagctccttcccacagaacaCCGCTGTCGGATCCTCCTCTTCAGCTGCCGTGGGCAACATCCTCGGCTCCCAGGGAGTGCCCGTCTCCTCCGGCCGCTTCGGCTACGGCTATGGCTTTGGAGGCCTGGGCTGCTACGGTGGCATAAGGGGCTGCTACCCCTGCTAA